The window GCCCACATGTTTATAGCTAACATAAGGCTTCCATCTCCTGAAATAATAAGAAGCCCTAGAGTTAAATTCATGTAACTGATTCCAATAAATAAAATCTGTGGAAATCTCAAAACCTCCTAAAAAATAATTACTATACCCCAAACCGAAACCGATGTTATTAGTCCTTTGGTCACCATTGTAATTCAAATGGCCAACAATTACACTTAATGTTCCAAGCTTATATGCAGATGAATTTTTCAGTGTGATTCTTGATTTTACTTTATAACTAAAATATTGATTGCCATTAAAAGCTGCCTTTTCAAAAGTTCCAATTAAACTGAGATAGATGGGAGCATTTAATTGTATATATTTCTGAAGTTGTATAATAGCATTTTTGTTTCTATTAAAATCTGTGGAATAGGCAAGAGTTGCATTCAGCCCACCCGGAATCTGATCATACAGATTTTGAAACGTGAATCCATAG of the Nonlabens marinus S1-08 genome contains:
- a CDS encoding carboxypeptidase-like regulatory domain-containing protein, which produces MLKKPFFLTILLICIGQWAACQNSITGKITDIDDEPILGVTIKNLKTEEKATSDFDGNYSIHAQPTDTLLFKFSGYESRSIEVSDSNVIDVELKVNEDLVVIHSHHNLYKISPHYGINYNTYGFTFQNLYDQIPGGLNATLAYSTDFNRNKNAIIQLQKYIQLNAPIYLSLIGTFEKAAFNGNQYFSYKVKSRITLKNSSAYKLGTLSVIVGHLNYNGDQRTNNIGFGLGYSNYFLGGFEISTDFIYWNQLHEFNSRASYYFRRWKPYVSYKHVGKYEEFQIGIGYTFVL